A region of Corvus cornix cornix isolate S_Up_H32 chromosome 3, ASM73873v5, whole genome shotgun sequence DNA encodes the following proteins:
- the ALKAL2 gene encoding ALK and LTK ligand 2 codes for MSGLRSSGLLGLVLLMLSAGYCKEKTDSADLKDKQSLLNLIMEIIQELKTYHLEKDSGMQYFSKHDYNLDRRQVADYGGYQDEQRVEIVPRDLRMKDKFLKHLTGPLYFSPKCSKHFHRLYHNTRDCTIPAYYKRCARLLTRLAVSPMCMEG; via the exons ATGAGTGGACTGAGGTCTtctgggctgctggggctggtaCTCTTAATGCTCTCAGCAGGatactgcaaagagaaaacGGACTCCGCAGATTTGAAGGACAAGCAAAGTCTCTTGAATCTCATCATGGAGATCATTCAGGAACTGAAAACGTACCACCTGGAGAAGGACAGTGGGATGCAGTACTTCTCCAAGCATGACTATAACTTGGATCGAAGGCAAGTGGCTGACTATGGAGGATACCAGGATGAACAGAGAGTTG AAATAGTTCCCAGAGATCTGAGGATGAAAGACAAGTTCTTGAAGCATTTAACGG GTCCACTTTACTTTAGCCCAAAATGTAGCAAACACTTTCATCGGCTTTATCACAATACAAGGGACTGCACCATCCCAGCAT acTATAAAAGATGTGCCAGGCTTCTTACTCGATTGGCAGTAAGCCCTATGTGCATGGAAGGATAA